The following are from one region of the Luteitalea sp. genome:
- a CDS encoding sulfatase-like hydrolase/transferase, whose protein sequence is MLRFLVTTLPLLYVITTSVGSEPFSAGERARAHSGQSTESATEAQPSLQLPPIPNAKPRNVVFILVDDLRYDVFGFTGHPFVETPHIDALARGGVHFPHAVVTTSLCSPSRASILTGLYAHRHRVINNNEPVPPGLVFFSQYLQNGGYETAFVGKWHMGHDTDDPQRGFDHWVSFSGQGQYLPGPKTIFNVNGRHVPQKGYITDELTDYALDWLKERDAKRPFMLYLSHKAVHENFTPAERHQGRYAKQQVDWPASFDPTTDPAGRPMWVTNQRNSWHGVDFAYYGRRDITEEYRRYLEAVLAVDDSVGRVVEALREQGLLESTVIMLMGDNGFAWGEHGLIDKRTAYEESMLVPLVAYAPGELPAGGKVSEVVGNIDIAPTVLAAAGLQPPSDMDGRSFLDLARGKEVPWRDSVLYEYFWERNFPQTPTIHALRAQRYKYIHYHGIWDLDELYDLQADPGEIKNLINDPAHKEVVEQMNQQLFDVLEQTDGMQMPLYRDRGGQNNLRRKDGPGATAFPESFKSDPKPPR, encoded by the coding sequence ATGCTTCGCTTCCTTGTCACCACCCTTCCGCTTCTGTACGTCATAACAACCTCGGTCGGATCCGAGCCCTTTTCCGCTGGAGAGAGAGCGCGCGCGCACAGTGGACAGAGCACGGAATCGGCGACTGAGGCACAGCCATCGCTGCAACTACCGCCCATCCCCAACGCGAAGCCCCGCAACGTCGTCTTCATTCTGGTGGACGACTTGCGGTACGACGTGTTCGGCTTCACGGGCCACCCGTTCGTCGAAACACCCCACATCGACGCGCTGGCTCGCGGCGGCGTGCACTTCCCGCATGCGGTGGTCACGACCTCGCTCTGCTCGCCGAGCCGAGCGTCCATTCTGACCGGGCTCTACGCGCATCGGCACCGCGTCATCAACAACAACGAGCCTGTCCCGCCTGGCCTCGTGTTCTTCTCGCAGTACCTGCAGAACGGCGGCTACGAGACCGCGTTCGTCGGGAAATGGCACATGGGCCACGATACAGACGACCCCCAACGCGGATTCGATCATTGGGTCAGCTTCAGTGGGCAAGGACAGTATCTCCCGGGGCCCAAGACGATCTTCAATGTCAACGGCCGTCATGTCCCACAGAAGGGATACATCACCGACGAGCTCACCGACTACGCCCTCGACTGGCTGAAAGAGCGCGATGCGAAGCGCCCGTTCATGCTCTACTTGTCGCACAAGGCCGTCCACGAGAATTTCACGCCGGCCGAGCGCCATCAAGGGCGCTACGCAAAGCAGCAGGTGGACTGGCCCGCCTCGTTCGATCCCACCACCGATCCGGCCGGGCGTCCCATGTGGGTCACCAACCAACGCAACAGCTGGCACGGCGTCGACTTCGCGTACTACGGCCGGCGCGACATCACGGAGGAGTACCGTCGGTACCTGGAGGCCGTGTTGGCCGTGGACGACAGTGTGGGTCGCGTGGTTGAGGCGCTCCGCGAGCAAGGCCTGCTCGAATCAACCGTCATCATGCTCATGGGAGACAACGGCTTTGCCTGGGGTGAGCATGGTCTCATCGACAAGCGGACAGCATACGAGGAGTCGATGCTGGTACCGCTCGTCGCGTATGCGCCAGGCGAGCTTCCCGCAGGCGGCAAGGTCTCGGAGGTCGTGGGGAACATCGACATCGCACCGACCGTGCTCGCGGCCGCCGGGCTCCAGCCGCCTTCGGACATGGACGGCCGCAGCTTCCTCGACCTCGCGCGAGGCAAAGAGGTGCCGTGGCGGGACTCCGTGCTGTACGAGTACTTCTGGGAACGGAACTTCCCTCAGACGCCGACCATCCATGCCTTGCGGGCGCAGCGTTACAAGTACATCCACTATCACGGCATTTGGGACTTGGACGAGCTGTACGACCTACAAGCCGACCCTGGCGAGATCAAGAATCTCATCAACGATCCCGCGCACAAGGAGGTCGTGGAGCAGATGAACCAACAGCTCTTCGACGTCCTCGAGCAGACCGACGGCATGCAGATGCCGCTCTATCGAGATCGCGGCGGCCAGAACAACCTGCGGCGTAAGGATGGACCAGGAGCGACGGCGTTCCCCGAGAGCTTCAAGAGCGATCCCAAGCCGCCTCGGTGA
- a CDS encoding AbrB/MazE/SpoVT family DNA-binding domain-containing protein: MAKHQDVRYASRLTRKAQVTIPRAVRETLGVAPGDYIAYELGEGRVSLRRVEPFDLEFHAALSETLDEWSTPEDEEAFRDL; this comes from the coding sequence ATGGCGAAGCACCAAGACGTTCGCTACGCCAGCCGTCTGACGCGAAAGGCGCAGGTCACGATACCCCGGGCCGTGCGAGAGACCCTCGGCGTGGCGCCCGGGGATTACATCGCCTACGAGCTGGGCGAGGGACGCGTCTCGCTCCGCCGTGTGGAGCCATTCGACCTCGAGTTCCATGCGGCCCTCAGCGAGACCCTCGACGAGTGGAGTACGCCGGAGGACGAAGAGGCGTTCCGTGACCTGTGA
- a CDS encoding DinB family protein: MAERASLECPLAMRWCRKEILGHLIDSAANNHHRFIRAQAVVRLQFPPYQQDQWVAAQGYRERPWLELVELWRLYNQHLVHVMNRVPKESLGNECVVSPDEPSTLADHMVDYVRHVEHHLGQIFAQG, from the coding sequence ATGGCCGAGCGCGCAAGCTTGGAATGTCCGCTCGCGATGAGGTGGTGTCGTAAGGAAATCCTGGGGCATCTCATCGATTCCGCCGCCAACAATCACCATCGCTTCATCCGGGCTCAAGCCGTCGTTCGCCTGCAGTTTCCTCCGTACCAGCAGGACCAGTGGGTCGCGGCACAAGGCTATCGCGAGCGTCCGTGGCTCGAGCTGGTCGAGCTCTGGCGGCTGTACAACCAGCACCTCGTTCACGTGATGAACAGGGTGCCGAAGGAGTCACTCGGGAACGAGTGCGTGGTCTCGCCTGACGAGCCGTCGACCCTGGCCGACCACATGGTGGACTACGTCCGCCACGTGGAGCATCACCTAGGGCAAATCTTCGCTCAGGGTTGA
- the gltD gene encoding glutamate synthase small subunit, with amino-acid sequence MGNPTGFIEFRRETPTRRPADVRVRDYDEVYEPFPEASLRGQASRCMDCGIPFCHQGCPLGNLIPEWNDLVYHDRWREALARLHATNNFPEFTGRLCPAPCESSCVLSINDDPVTIKQVEVSIIDRGLDEGWVVPEPPAHRTERRVAVIGSGPSGLACAQQLAREGHEAVVFERADRVGGLLRYGIPDFKMHKRLLDRRLEQMVAEGVLFRPGVSAGVDVTGEELISDFDAVCLAVGATAPRGLNVPGDDLAGVHLAMDYLEQQNRRLAGDSLDPVQDITARGKRVIILGGGDTGADCLGTAHRQGAREVLQFEIAPRPPDARVSNNPWPEWPNIFRVSAAHEEGGAREYSLMTTRLEGDGQGRVTRLHGVRVETIVENGRLTFKPIEGTDFVEDADLVLVATGFVGPERSPLFEQLGIELDARGRIKHDADYHTTADGVFVAGDARRGASLIVWAIAEGRRAAAAVDRYLSAARSALPSFSS; translated from the coding sequence ATGGGTAATCCGACTGGGTTCATCGAGTTTCGACGGGAGACGCCGACGCGCCGGCCGGCCGACGTGCGCGTGCGCGACTACGACGAGGTGTACGAGCCGTTTCCGGAGGCGAGCCTGCGCGGGCAGGCCTCGCGCTGCATGGACTGTGGCATTCCGTTCTGCCACCAGGGGTGCCCGCTTGGGAACCTCATTCCGGAGTGGAACGATCTCGTCTACCACGATCGCTGGCGTGAAGCACTTGCCCGCCTGCATGCGACCAACAACTTTCCGGAGTTCACCGGTCGTTTGTGTCCGGCGCCGTGTGAGTCTTCGTGCGTGCTCAGCATCAACGACGATCCGGTCACGATCAAACAGGTCGAGGTCAGCATCATCGACCGCGGGTTGGACGAGGGATGGGTAGTCCCGGAGCCACCGGCGCATCGCACGGAGCGCCGCGTTGCCGTGATCGGGTCTGGCCCATCCGGTCTCGCCTGCGCGCAGCAGCTCGCGCGGGAAGGCCACGAGGCCGTCGTCTTCGAGCGTGCGGACCGCGTGGGCGGCTTACTCCGTTACGGCATCCCCGATTTCAAGATGCACAAGCGCCTGCTCGATCGGCGGCTCGAGCAGATGGTGGCCGAGGGCGTCCTGTTTCGGCCGGGTGTCAGCGCGGGCGTTGACGTGACGGGTGAGGAGTTGATCAGCGATTTCGACGCTGTGTGTCTCGCGGTTGGAGCCACGGCACCGCGTGGCCTCAATGTGCCGGGTGACGATCTTGCCGGGGTCCATCTGGCGATGGACTATCTCGAGCAACAGAATCGACGGCTGGCCGGGGACTCGCTCGATCCGGTACAGGACATCACTGCCCGCGGCAAGCGCGTGATCATTCTGGGCGGTGGGGACACTGGCGCGGACTGTCTGGGCACGGCGCACCGCCAAGGCGCGCGGGAGGTCCTGCAGTTCGAGATTGCCCCTCGGCCACCGGACGCCCGTGTGTCCAATAATCCGTGGCCGGAATGGCCCAACATCTTCCGCGTATCCGCGGCCCACGAGGAAGGCGGCGCGCGCGAGTACTCGCTGATGACGACCCGGCTCGAGGGAGACGGCCAGGGTCGGGTGACGCGGCTGCACGGTGTGCGTGTCGAGACGATTGTCGAGAACGGGCGGCTCACGTTCAAGCCAATCGAGGGAACCGATTTCGTCGAGGATGCGGATCTCGTGCTCGTCGCGACCGGATTCGTTGGCCCAGAGCGCAGTCCGCTCTTCGAGCAGCTTGGCATCGAGCTCGATGCTCGCGGTCGCATCAAGCACGACGCGGATTACCACACCACGGCCGACGGTGTCTTCGTCGCGGGCGATGCCCGCCGCGGCGCGTCGCTCATTGTCTGGGCGATTGCCGAAGGACGACGTGCTGCGGCCGCGGTGGATCGCTATTTGTCGGCAGCAAGATCGGCTCTGCCCTCATTCTCCTCCTGA
- a CDS encoding type II toxin-antitoxin system PemK/MazF family toxin — protein sequence MTCDAWEVVAVPFPFTDRSGQKRRPALILSPRRFNAEGHSVMAMMTTKRHAPWPGDTSIANLDAAGLRTACIVRLKIFTLDNRLIVRRIGSLAAPDKKAIRASVRQHLW from the coding sequence GTGACCTGTGACGCCTGGGAGGTCGTGGCCGTGCCGTTTCCCTTCACGGATCGTAGTGGGCAAAAGCGTCGTCCGGCGCTCATCTTGAGCCCGCGCCGCTTCAATGCCGAGGGGCACAGCGTGATGGCCATGATGACCACCAAGCGTCATGCGCCCTGGCCCGGCGACACCTCGATTGCCAATCTCGATGCCGCTGGACTCCGTACCGCCTGCATCGTCCGCCTCAAGATCTTCACCCTCGACAATCGCCTCATCGTCCGCCGGATCGGCTCGCTGGCGGCGCCAGACAAGAAGGCAATCCGCGCGAGCGTCCGCCAGCATCTCTGGTAG
- a CDS encoding DUF2339 domain-containing protein, whose product MELLFLLLLMAFFAAIGIALLVLIPVLLVRRQQPTVPAPSARAAAAEHTPHQSMPPESSALESHPEATGPAPAAPRGEIETLIGTRWLLYIGVAAIILGLGYFVRYAFAQLWLNEVTRVGLAATAGVGLIALGERLVARGTPLFGQVLSSAGLVVLYVAVYAAYGYYALIESALAFPLLLGVTALAYVLARRYESLPFAALAVIGGFVTPFLAGGYRESPIALLTFDLVLAGGTVVIAARHDWPALPVLAYAATAASLLGWANSAYQPSLWLTTELFLTAFAAVFILAALQARHSSSPRKDVIVAAILSAPVLYYIVSLGLLAGHDAALLVFLVALALVGVMFDVGSERRDATLVFWAAAAVPFLVHAQGFARGEWLWPALGAGGAIYVAHLLVAWRSAGASDSSQPRPVPLSRVALIHLNGWWLFAVSYQLLGVHAPDWQAPATLGLAAVNGLVATGLWSRLPAAAMHHLGLALGLTAASIVIWLEGYVATVALAIEGCSLVWLGLIGQRRWARGVGELLVIVAGLRLVGHLLSGHAGIAVPFLNTLAFTSTCVVAVMYVTAAMYRRWEAAAQDGMRALLFVSANLVTLLALTVETSTAFQHLGYSGSWLTSPDLARQGTISALWAGYALVLVAIGLRRQYAPIRYLALALFAVTILKVFVIDLATLSQFYKMATVLVLGVLLLIVSYLYTKRPT is encoded by the coding sequence GTGGAGCTCCTGTTCCTACTCCTGCTGATGGCATTCTTTGCAGCCATCGGCATCGCCTTGCTCGTTCTGATTCCGGTGCTGCTGGTCCGCCGGCAACAGCCAACTGTGCCCGCACCCTCCGCCAGGGCAGCAGCAGCGGAGCACACGCCGCACCAATCGATGCCTCCAGAGTCGTCGGCGTTGGAGAGCCATCCTGAAGCTACCGGCCCGGCGCCCGCCGCGCCGCGCGGAGAGATCGAGACGCTCATCGGCACGCGCTGGCTCCTGTACATCGGCGTGGCAGCGATCATCCTTGGCCTGGGATACTTCGTGCGCTATGCGTTTGCGCAACTGTGGCTGAACGAGGTGACGCGCGTAGGACTCGCAGCCACAGCGGGCGTGGGGCTCATCGCGCTCGGTGAACGGCTGGTTGCGCGCGGCACGCCCCTGTTTGGCCAAGTGCTGAGCAGTGCCGGCCTGGTCGTCCTATATGTGGCCGTCTACGCCGCATACGGCTATTACGCGCTGATCGAGAGCGCGCTGGCGTTTCCTCTGCTGCTCGGTGTGACCGCACTCGCATACGTGCTAGCGCGCCGCTACGAGTCGCTGCCGTTTGCCGCCTTGGCAGTGATCGGTGGCTTCGTCACGCCCTTCCTCGCCGGCGGATACCGCGAGAGCCCCATCGCGCTGCTCACCTTCGATTTGGTTCTAGCGGGCGGTACGGTGGTCATCGCGGCGCGCCACGACTGGCCCGCTCTGCCGGTCCTTGCGTACGCTGCCACCGCGGCAAGCTTGCTCGGCTGGGCGAACAGCGCCTACCAGCCGTCGCTCTGGCTGACGACCGAGCTGTTCCTGACCGCATTTGCAGCGGTCTTCATCCTGGCGGCATTACAGGCAAGGCACTCGAGCTCGCCCAGGAAGGACGTCATCGTTGCAGCGATCCTCTCGGCGCCGGTCTTGTACTACATCGTCTCGCTCGGCCTGCTCGCGGGACATGATGCAGCACTCCTCGTTTTCCTGGTCGCGCTGGCGCTGGTAGGCGTGATGTTCGACGTCGGTTCCGAACGCCGGGATGCCACGCTCGTCTTCTGGGCTGCAGCGGCTGTGCCGTTCTTGGTGCATGCGCAAGGGTTCGCGCGCGGTGAGTGGCTGTGGCCGGCCCTTGGGGCCGGTGGAGCGATCTATGTAGCGCATCTGCTGGTCGCCTGGCGTTCGGCGGGTGCCTCGGATAGTAGTCAGCCCCGGCCCGTTCCCCTTTCGCGCGTGGCGCTCATTCACTTGAATGGGTGGTGGCTGTTCGCGGTCAGCTATCAGCTGCTGGGCGTTCATGCGCCGGACTGGCAAGCACCTGCCACCCTCGGTCTTGCCGCTGTCAACGGCCTGGTCGCGACGGGGCTTTGGTCGCGCCTGCCCGCGGCGGCCATGCACCACCTGGGCCTCGCGCTCGGCCTCACGGCAGCCTCCATCGTTATTTGGCTCGAGGGCTACGTGGCTACCGTGGCGCTAGCCATCGAAGGCTGCTCGCTCGTCTGGCTCGGTCTCATCGGCCAGCGCCGCTGGGCGCGAGGCGTGGGTGAGTTACTGGTGATCGTCGCCGGTCTTCGTCTCGTTGGCCACCTGCTTTCAGGCCACGCTGGCATCGCCGTGCCTTTCCTGAATACGCTCGCCTTCACGAGCACATGCGTCGTGGCCGTCATGTACGTGACCGCAGCCATGTACCGACGATGGGAGGCCGCGGCGCAGGATGGCATGCGCGCGCTGCTCTTCGTCAGCGCGAATCTGGTCACTCTGCTCGCGCTCACCGTCGAGACCAGCACGGCGTTCCAACACCTGGGTTACAGCGGTAGCTGGTTGACGTCGCCGGATCTTGCGCGGCAGGGCACCATCTCGGCACTGTGGGCGGGATACGCCCTAGTACTCGTCGCCATCGGCCTCAGGCGACAGTACGCCCCCATTCGCTATCTGGCGCTTGCGCTATTCGCCGTCACGATCCTCAAGGTTTTCGTGATCGACCTCGCGACGCTCAGCCAGTTCTACAAGATGGCGACGGTGTTGGTGCTGGGTGTGCTGCTACTGATCGTGTCGTACCTGTACACAAAGAGACCGACGTAA
- a CDS encoding glutamate synthase subunit alpha gives MDPYPQRPQGGLYTPDREHDACGVGFLVNLKGRRSRSIVNLGLEALERLAHRAATGGDCCTGDGAGLLIQIPDKLFRREAALGRITADESAPRLTTLPASGRYAVGLFFGSPDPQANALAKMLFAMVVRQEGQQLLGWRRVPTDNRSLGDIAKGVEPAMDHVFLAPGEAADDEDAFERRLLVIRQRFQTLVRTSGIDDRKYFYVASLSCRTLVYKGMLTPMQLREYFADLDDPRLESALCLFHSRFSTNTFPSWELAHPYRMVAHNGEINTLRGNINWMRAREAQLASPLLDGDIPKILPVVREGLSDSACFDSVLELLALGGRSLPHAVMMMIPEAWERHESMSAEKKSFYAYHSCLMEPWDGPACICFTDGRQIGAVLDRNGLRPARYWVTKDDLVIVGSEVGILDVPADRIAEKGRLQPGRMFLVDLHEQRIIGDDELKHRIATEQPYQQWVAENLIPLDHLDPADPPPALQPDERHVRQLAFGYTQEELKLLLAPMAMKGEEAVGSMGNDAALAVLSNRPRALADYFQQLFAQVTNPPLDAIRERLVTSVTTAIGPERNLLDPEPDSCRMILCDSPFLDNEEMARFKALAQYDRVGHRFAANGRSADLEPAVGAGERKGPEPDNPYYVTALDMIFPVAEGEEGLEPALKALFAKADIAIGKGARVLVLSDRAVDAHHAAIPALLAVAGLQNHLVREGTRTNVTLIVETGEAREVHQFATLIGYGASAVNPWLVLETLPALGDLGFVDPTMPAAKLRRQYLKAVEKGVVKVMSKMGISTIASYRGAQVFEAVGLSKELVDKYFTYTPSRIGGLGIREIARETLVHHAQAFGYARPPKLYAKAEGRALPAAATVVRSAGPSGPASPSRVLPELDSGGQYQWRSEGEYHLFNPETVFRLQHATRSARYDMFREYTRRVDEQSERMATLRGLFAIRPAGRTPVPLDEVGPVDDIVKRFCTGAMSYGAISAEAHETLAVAMNRLGGRSNSGEGGEDPQRYVPDPNGDSRRSAIKQVASARFGVTSEYLVNADELQIKMAQGAKPGEGGQLPGNKVYPWIAKVRYSTPGVGLISPPPHHDIYSIEDLAQLIFDLKNANPRARVSVKLVAEVGVGTVAAGVAKAKSDHVLISGHDGGTGASPLTSIKHAGIPWELGLAETQQTLIANDLRDRIVVQVDGQLKTGRDVVVAALLGAEEYGFSTAPLVVMGCVMMRVCHLDTCPVGVATQNPQLRAKFTGRAEHVVNFFRFVAEEVREHMAQLGFRTLDEMIGRADLLDVVPAVEHWKAHGLDLSTILYAPWLETETDTERTTVALHAVTAQEHGLRSVLDNELLKIAEPALLGRERVNASRRIRNVNRATGTMLGSEVTRRFGAEGLPDDTIELRFTGSAGQSFGAFLPRGITMTLEGDANDYVGKGLSGGRLILVPPANAGFVPERNIIAGNVMLYGATGGELFVRGVVGERFAVRNSGAHTVVEGVGDHGCEYMTGGRVLVLGATGRNFAAGMSGGIAYVANVNGDFERRCNLEMVALETLDEDDAQFVQGMLARHYELTGSSVAKQLLDGWPAEAGRFAKVMPIDYKRALERERQEELALLASA, from the coding sequence ATGGACCCGTATCCCCAGCGACCCCAAGGTGGCCTCTACACACCGGATCGTGAGCACGACGCCTGCGGCGTCGGCTTTCTCGTGAATCTCAAGGGGCGTCGCAGCCGTTCCATTGTCAATCTTGGTCTCGAGGCGCTCGAACGGCTTGCGCACCGCGCGGCCACCGGCGGGGACTGTTGCACGGGCGATGGGGCGGGTCTCCTCATCCAGATTCCTGACAAACTGTTCCGCCGTGAGGCGGCGCTCGGCCGCATCACGGCGGACGAGAGCGCCCCCCGGCTCACGACGCTGCCCGCGTCCGGGCGCTACGCCGTTGGCTTGTTCTTCGGCTCACCAGACCCACAGGCGAACGCCCTCGCAAAGATGCTGTTTGCCATGGTCGTGCGGCAGGAGGGCCAACAGCTTCTCGGCTGGCGCCGCGTTCCCACCGACAATCGCAGTCTCGGTGACATTGCCAAGGGCGTCGAGCCGGCGATGGACCACGTCTTCCTGGCGCCCGGCGAGGCGGCAGACGATGAGGACGCCTTCGAGCGGAGGCTGCTCGTCATTCGGCAGCGCTTTCAGACGCTCGTCCGCACCAGCGGCATCGACGACCGCAAGTACTTCTACGTCGCGAGCCTCTCGTGTCGCACGCTGGTGTACAAGGGCATGCTCACGCCGATGCAGCTCCGCGAGTATTTCGCGGATCTCGACGACCCGCGGCTCGAGAGCGCGCTGTGTCTGTTCCACTCGCGTTTTTCGACCAACACGTTTCCGAGCTGGGAGCTGGCGCATCCCTACCGCATGGTCGCGCACAACGGCGAGATCAACACGCTGCGCGGCAACATCAACTGGATGCGCGCGCGCGAGGCGCAGCTCGCGTCACCGCTTCTCGACGGGGACATTCCGAAGATCCTGCCAGTGGTCCGGGAAGGGCTCAGCGACTCGGCCTGCTTCGACTCCGTCCTGGAGCTCTTGGCGTTGGGCGGACGCTCGCTCCCGCATGCCGTGATGATGATGATCCCCGAAGCGTGGGAGCGCCACGAGAGCATGAGCGCCGAGAAGAAGTCGTTCTACGCCTATCACTCCTGTCTCATGGAGCCGTGGGACGGACCCGCCTGCATTTGCTTCACCGACGGGCGGCAGATTGGTGCCGTCCTCGACCGAAACGGCTTGCGACCGGCGCGCTACTGGGTCACGAAGGACGACCTCGTCATCGTCGGCTCCGAAGTGGGCATTCTCGATGTCCCGGCGGACCGCATCGCGGAGAAGGGACGCTTGCAGCCGGGGCGGATGTTCCTCGTCGACCTGCACGAGCAGCGCATTATTGGTGACGATGAGCTGAAGCATCGAATTGCAACGGAACAGCCATACCAGCAGTGGGTCGCGGAGAATCTCATTCCACTCGATCACCTGGATCCGGCCGATCCGCCGCCGGCACTCCAGCCCGATGAGCGACACGTTCGCCAGCTCGCCTTCGGCTACACGCAGGAAGAGCTCAAGCTGCTCCTGGCGCCGATGGCGATGAAGGGCGAGGAGGCGGTCGGCTCGATGGGGAACGACGCCGCGCTGGCGGTGCTCAGCAATCGGCCACGCGCGCTGGCGGACTACTTCCAGCAGTTGTTCGCGCAGGTGACCAATCCGCCGCTGGATGCGATCCGAGAACGGCTGGTCACGTCGGTGACGACCGCCATCGGACCCGAGCGAAACCTGCTCGACCCGGAACCGGACAGTTGTCGGATGATTCTGTGCGACAGCCCGTTCCTCGACAACGAGGAAATGGCCCGCTTCAAGGCGCTTGCGCAGTACGACCGCGTGGGGCACCGGTTTGCCGCGAACGGTCGAAGCGCCGATCTCGAGCCGGCAGTTGGTGCTGGAGAACGCAAGGGGCCCGAGCCAGACAACCCGTACTACGTGACGGCGCTCGACATGATCTTTCCGGTCGCGGAGGGTGAGGAGGGGCTCGAGCCGGCGCTCAAGGCGTTGTTTGCAAAGGCGGACATTGCCATTGGCAAGGGTGCGAGGGTCCTCGTGCTTTCGGATCGGGCGGTGGATGCCCATCACGCGGCGATTCCCGCGCTGCTGGCGGTGGCAGGGCTGCAGAATCACCTGGTTCGCGAGGGCACGCGCACGAACGTGACGCTCATCGTCGAGACGGGCGAGGCGCGCGAGGTGCACCAATTTGCGACGCTCATCGGCTACGGTGCAAGCGCCGTCAATCCTTGGCTGGTGCTGGAGACGCTGCCGGCGCTTGGCGATCTCGGCTTCGTGGATCCCACGATGCCAGCGGCCAAGCTGCGCCGCCAGTACCTCAAGGCCGTAGAAAAGGGTGTCGTCAAAGTGATGTCCAAGATGGGCATCTCGACGATTGCCAGCTATCGCGGGGCACAGGTGTTCGAGGCTGTCGGTTTGTCGAAGGAGCTCGTCGACAAGTACTTCACTTACACGCCATCACGCATCGGCGGTCTCGGCATTCGCGAGATTGCGCGCGAGACCCTCGTGCATCACGCGCAGGCCTTCGGGTACGCGCGGCCGCCGAAGCTTTATGCGAAGGCGGAAGGCCGCGCGCTACCGGCGGCTGCTACGGTCGTGCGTAGCGCGGGGCCTTCAGGCCCCGCGTCGCCAAGCCGCGTGTTACCCGAGCTCGACAGCGGCGGCCAATATCAATGGCGCAGCGAGGGTGAATACCACCTCTTCAACCCGGAGACCGTCTTTCGCCTGCAGCACGCGACGCGCTCCGCGCGCTACGACATGTTCCGGGAGTACACCCGTCGTGTCGACGAGCAGAGCGAGCGCATGGCGACGCTGCGGGGCCTGTTCGCGATTCGGCCCGCCGGCCGGACGCCGGTGCCCCTCGACGAGGTGGGGCCGGTCGACGATATCGTCAAGCGCTTCTGTACGGGCGCGATGAGCTATGGCGCGATCAGCGCAGAGGCGCACGAGACGCTCGCGGTGGCCATGAACCGCCTCGGCGGGCGCTCGAACAGCGGCGAGGGAGGTGAGGATCCGCAACGGTACGTCCCGGATCCGAACGGCGACTCCCGGCGCAGCGCCATCAAGCAGGTGGCGTCGGCTCGATTCGGCGTCACGAGCGAGTATCTCGTCAACGCCGACGAGCTGCAGATCAAGATGGCGCAGGGCGCCAAGCCGGGCGAGGGAGGGCAGCTTCCGGGCAACAAGGTCTATCCCTGGATCGCCAAGGTTCGCTACTCGACGCCGGGTGTCGGTCTCATCAGCCCACCGCCGCATCACGACATCTATTCGATCGAAGACCTCGCACAGCTCATCTTCGATCTCAAGAACGCGAACCCACGGGCGCGGGTCAGCGTCAAGCTGGTGGCGGAGGTGGGTGTTGGCACCGTGGCGGCCGGTGTGGCCAAGGCGAAGAGCGACCATGTGCTCATCAGCGGCCACGATGGCGGCACGGGCGCCAGTCCCTTGACCTCGATCAAGCACGCCGGCATCCCGTGGGAGCTCGGCCTCGCCGAAACGCAGCAAACGCTCATTGCGAACGACTTGCGCGACCGCATCGTCGTGCAGGTCGATGGGCAGCTCAAGACGGGGCGTGACGTCGTGGTTGCCGCACTGCTCGGCGCCGAGGAATATGGCTTTTCCACGGCACCGCTCGTCGTCATGGGTTGCGTCATGATGCGCGTCTGCCACTTGGACACCTGTCCGGTAGGTGTCGCGACGCAGAATCCGCAGCTGCGCGCAAAGTTCACAGGGCGTGCCGAGCACGTCGTCAACTTCTTCCGTTTCGTTGCCGAAGAGGTGCGCGAGCACATGGCGCAGCTCGGCTTTCGCACGTTGGACGAGATGATCGGCCGAGCGGACCTGCTCGACGTCGTGCCTGCCGTTGAGCACTGGAAGGCGCACGGGCTCGATCTCTCCACGATCCTCTACGCTCCGTGGCTGGAGACCGAGACCGACACCGAGCGCACGACGGTAGCTCTGCATGCTGTGACGGCGCAGGAGCACGGGCTGCGTTCGGTGCTCGACAATGAGCTCTTGAAGATTGCAGAGCCGGCGCTGCTCGGTCGCGAGCGCGTGAACGCGTCGCGCCGAATACGGAACGTCAATCGGGCCACGGGCACGATGCTGGGGAGCGAGGTCACCCGACGCTTCGGTGCCGAGGGGTTGCCGGACGACACCATCGAGCTGCGCTTCACCGGGTCGGCGGGGCAGAGCTTTGGAGCGTTCCTCCCGCGCGGTATCACGATGACGCTCGAGGGTGATGCCAACGATTATGTCGGGAAGGGGCTTTCGGGCGGCCGGTTGATTCTCGTCCCGCCCGCGAATGCGGGCTTCGTCCCGGAGCGGAACATCATTGCGGGTAACGTCATGCTCTACGGCGCCACAGGCGGCGAGCTATTCGTGCGCGGTGTCGTGGGCGAGCGGTTTGCTGTCCGCAACAGTGGTGCTCACACTGTGGTCGAGGGTGTCGGCGATCACGGATGCGAGTACATGACGGGTGGACGCGTTCTGGTGCTTGGGGCGACGGGGCGTAATTTTGCGGCCGGCATGAGCGGCGGCATTGCCTACGTCGCGAATGTCAACGGTGACTTCGAGCGGCGTTGCAACCTCGAGATGGTGGCGCTCGAGACGCTGGATGAGGACGATGCGCAGTTCGTGCAGGGCATGCTGGCCAGGCACTATGAGCTGACCGGCAGCTCGGTGGCCAAGCAGCTGCTCGACGGTTGGCCGGCGGAGGCTGGGCGCTTCGCGAAGGTGATGCCAATCGACTACAAGCGTGCCCTCGAGCGGGAGAGACAGGAAGAGCTGGCCCTACTGGCCAGCGCCTGA